CGGCGCTCGCCGCCACCGAGGCCGACCCGTTCCGCGCCGAAGGGCTGGTCGCCGAGGTCACCGCGACCGAGTGGCGGCCGGTCATGGGGCAGTTGGCCGACGACGCCTCCTGACGACGCCGTCGCACGGCTGCCGCGGCCGGGCCGCCCGGTGGCGGGCCCGGCCCGGGCAGCGGCGGGGAACCGCGCGGCCACCGGCCGGTCACCCCGGGGCCCGGGGGCGCACTTTAGGGGCCGGGCAGGGGTACACCGGGCGGGCCCGGTTGCCTAGCGTGGCAGCATGGCGTATCAGCTGTGCACGCGCGGGCGGACCGCCCCCGGCCCGCGGGACCCGACGACGGGCCTGACCCCCGCCCCCGCCCTCAGACGCGCCGCGCCGCGCGCCTGACCACCCGGCCGCGCCGGTCGCGCCCACCGGCACACCCGCCGCCGCGCCGCGCGGCGGTGCGCGGGACCGGCCCGCGGGGTAACGACCCAGGGCCAGGTCCGTTCCGCCAGGCCCCCGGCCGACCGGGGGAGCGGAGCGCGCACGGCGTCCGCGCCGGGCGCGTTCCGCACACTGACAGCGCCGTCAGTGCCCGCACCGCGCCCGACGGCGGCACGCGCCGGGCGGCACCACAGAACACCACCCGGCGGCGCCGACGACAGCGGCGGCCCGGCCACCAGCAGGAGGTTCGAACACCCCATGACAACCGTTTCCGGTACGCGGGAAACCTGGTTCCGCCGGTTCCAGCAGGCGGCGCCGGACGCCGTCCAGCTCATCGCCCTGCCGCACGCCGGCGGCTCCGCCCCCTACTTCCTGCCGCTCGCCAGGGCACTGGCCCCGGCCGTCGACGTCGTCTCCGTCCAGTACCCCGGCCGGCAGGACCGGCGCCTCGAACCGGCCGCCGAGGACCTGAACGTCCTGGCCGACCAGATCTTCGACGTGCTCGACGCCAAGCCGGGAACGCCGCTGGTGCTGTTCGGCCACAGCATGGGCGCGGTCCTCGCGTTCGAACTGGCCCTGCGCCTGGAGAAGGAGGTCGGGGACGTGCCGCTCGGCATCATCGCCTCGGGCCGGCGCTCCCCGACGCGGCACCGCGACGAGGTCGTGCACGAACGCGGCGACGCGGGCATCATCGCCGAGATGAAGGAACTGGCCGGCACCGACCCGGGCGTGCTCGCCGACGAGGAACTGCTCCAACTCGTGCTGCCCGCCCTCCGCGCCGACTACCGCGCGGTGGAGACCCACAGGCACAGGCCCGGGGAAACGGTCCGCGCCCCCATCAGCGTGCTGACCGGCGAGAGCGACCCGCGCGTCACGCTTGAGGAGGCGCGGGCCTGGGAGGAGGTCACCACCGGCGCGTTCAGCCTGCGGTCCTTCCCCGGCGGGCACTTCTACCTCAACGGGCGCCAGCAGGAGGTGACGGCCGCCATCAGGGAGAGCATCGCGGCCTTCCGCGCCGCCCGCTAGCCAACGGGCGCCTCCGTGCCCGGACTTCGCCGGGAACCGCGATGCGTCCGGAACCCGCGGGGGCCCCGGCGCGTTCCCACGGGCATGGCGCTCACGACGTGGCTCGCCCCCGGAGTTCCCCCGGCCGGTTCCCCGACCGGCCGTTCCCCGGCGCCGGGGAACGGGACCGCGTGACGGCGCGGCTCCCGGGCGCGGGCGGCGTCCGGCTGACGGTGCTCACGGCCGACGACCTGCCCCTCTGGGAGCGGGCCAGGCTCGCCGCGCTGACCGACGCGCCGCACGCGTTCACCGTCGGGCTCGCCGACTGGCACGCGGGCGGCAGGGAACGCTGGCGCGCCCGGCTGGCCATCGCGGGCTCCCTCAACGTCGTCGCCCTGCGGGGCGAGGAGCCCGTCGGGATGGTCAGGGGCGTGCCGCGGGACGGGCGGCGGAGCGAACTGCGGTCGCCGTGGGTCGGCACCGGGGCGCGGGGCGACGGCCTCGGCTCCCTGCTGATCGAGACCGTGGCGGCGTGGGCCGCGCGGTCGGGCGCGGCCGCCCTCGACCTCGCGGTCCTGACGGACAACGCGCCCGCCCTCGCCCTCTACCGGCGCCACGGCTTCGTCCCGGCGGGAGCGCGCGGGGGCGCGGGCGGCGCGCCCGGCGAGCGGATGCTCACCAGGGCGCTTCGCGCATGAGCCCCGTGCGCCGGCGCGTTCGCCCCCGCGGGTCCCGGGGCGAATCCGGGCATCGGAGCGGCGCCGCGGCCCCCGGGTGGGTAACCTCGGACGCGGGGGCGGCAGAACACAGGGGGAGGACCATGCGTGTCGTCATGACCGTCGCCGGCGAAGGGACTTCGCCGTCCGGTGTCCACGAGTTGCACGGCTGGCTGCGGGACGTCCCCGAGCTGCGCGGCCGGGTCGGGCGGGACGAGGCGGCGCCGCCCGTGCCGGGGGCGATGGGCCCGGGAGCGGACGCGCTGGTCGCCCTGCTCGAACCCGGCGGCGTCGCCGCGGCGTTCGCGGGCGCGCTCATCGCCTGGGTGCAGACCCGCCGCGGCAGCCACACGGTCACCGTCGTGCGCCCCGACGGCACCGAGATCACCATATCGACCCGCCAGGCACGCGAGTTGACGCCAGAGCAGCTGGCCGAGCTGGCCGAACGGCTCGCCCGTCCGCCCGCGGACCCGGGCGATGGCGGGTGAGCTGTCCGCCCCCGGTGCCCGCGCGATTCTGATCGGGACCGGGCGGCACGCACCGGGCTCCCGCCTCGCCGCCCTGCCCGCCGTGGACCGCACGCTCGACGACCTGGCCGCCGCGCTGCGCGAGGTCTGCGGCATGGCGGCCCCTGGCCAGGTCACGCGGGTGCCGGGCGGCGCGGGCCCGGACGAGGTGGTGGCGGCCGTCGAGGAAACGGTCCAGCGGGCGGCGGGCCCCGTGCTGCTGTACTACGTGGGGCACGGCCTGCTCGGCCCCGGCGACGACCTGTACCTCGCCACCCGCCGCGGCCTCTCCGAGCGGCACGTCGCCGGCGCCGTGCCCTACCGCACCGTGCGCGACCTGCTGGGCGAGGCGCCGCACGGCAGCATCGCCGTTCTCGACTGCTGCTTCTCCGGCCGCGCCGGCGCACCGCGCACGGACGGCGGCGCGCGGCGCGCGTTCGCGTCGGCGCGCCCGCGCGGCAGCTTCCTGCTCACCTCGGCGTCCCACTACGCGCTGTCGTTCGCGCCGGAGGGAGAACGCCACACCGCGTTCAGCGGGCGCCTGCTGCGGCTGCTGGCCGAGGGCGACCCGGCGGGGCCGCCGTGGCTGACGCCCGAGGCCCTGCACGCCGCGCTGGAACGGGAGTTCGCGGACGACGGCCGGGTGCGGCCCGCCCGCAGGAGCGAGGGCACGCTCGGCGCGCTGCGCCTGGCCGCCAACCGCGCCTACCCGGCCCCGGCGCGCGACGAGGAGCCGCCGGCCGACGTGCCCTGCCCCTACCCGGGCCTCGAACCGTTCCGCACCGAGGACAGCCGGCACTTCTTCGGCCGCGACGAGCTGATCGCCCGGCTCGTGGCCGCCGTCGACCGCACAGGACCCGAGGCCGGGCCCGTGGTCCTGGTCGGCGCGTCCGGCTCCGGCAAGTCCTCGCTGCTGCGCGCCGGGCTCACGGCCGCGCTCGAACGCCGGTGGGCCGCGCGCGAGTCGGCCGCCGGGCCCGCGCTGCTCCTCCCCGCCCCCGGACCGCGCCCGGTCGCGGCCCTGGCCGCGGCCTGGGCCGAGGCCACGGGGCGCGAGGACGCGGAGGTGGCCGCCGCCCTGCGGGCCGGCCGGTTCCCAGGACCGCGCCCGGGCCGCACGGCGCCCCGGCTGCTGATCGTCGACCAGTTCGAGGAAACGTTCACCCGCTGCGAGGACGACGCGGAGCGCGCCGCCTTCGTCGCCGCCCTGACCGGCGGCGGGGACGGCCCGCGCGTGGTGCTCGGCCTGCGCGCCGACCACTACGGCAGCTGCCTGGCCCACCCCGCGCTCGAACGGGCCCTGAATCGCGGGCAGGTGACCGTTCCGCCCATGGGGGAGCGGGAGTTGCGCGACGCCGTCGCGCGCCCGGCCGCCGCCGTGGGGCTCGACCTGCAACCCGGCCTCACCGAACGGCTGCTGCACGACCTGCGCGAGGGCCGTTCCGGTGAGGACGCGGCCGGGCCGCTGCCGTTCCTCGCCCACGCGCTGCGCGAGACCTGGCTGCGCCGCTCCGGCACCCGCCTCACGCTCGCCGGCTACGAGGCCACCGGCGGCATCTGGCGCTCGGTGGCCACGACCACCGAGCGGCTGCACGAGGAGCTGAGTCCGGCGCACCGCACGGTGCTGCGCGAACTCCTGCTGCGCATGCTGCACGTGCCCCCCGACCGCGCCGACGCCCGCGCCGCCACCCGCCGCCGCGTCCCGCTCGCGGAACTGCTCGACGGCCTGCCGGACGCGGCCGGCGAGCTGCGCGACCGGCTCGCGGCGGCCCGCCTGATCACGGTCGACCGGGACGGCGCCCAGATCACGCACGAGGCGCTGCTGCGCGCCTGGCCCCGGCTGCGCCGCTGGATCGAGGAGGACGCCGCCGCGCTGCTGCTGCGCCAGCAGGTCCGCACGGCCGCGGAGGACTGGCGGGCCTCGGACCGCGACCCCGCCTACCTGCTGCGCGGCAGCCGCCTCGACGCGGCCCTGCGCCTCACCGAACTACCCGCCCACGAACGCGAGTTCCTGGCCGCGGGCGAGGCGGCGAGGGAACGCGAGCGCCGCCACGAGAAGCGCCGGATCACCGTGCTGCGGCGGGCCCTGGCCGGCGTGGCCGTCGCCGCGTGCCTCGCGGTCCTCGCCGCCGCGGTCGCCGTGTCGCAGCAGCGCGACGCGGCGCGCCAGCGGGACCACGCGCGGGAGCAGGGCGAGCGGGCCGACCACCGCGCCGCGCTCGCGGAGGCGGAGAACCTGCGCGCGACCGACCCGCGCACCTCGCTCGAACGCGGCCTGGACGCCCACGCGTTGCGCCCCTCGGCCGACACCCGCCGCGCCCTGTACGAGACGCTGGCCGCGACCCCCTACCGGGGTTCGACGGGCATCGGGGAGGAGCAGGGACACGCCGCGCTCGCACCGGACGGCCGCACCCTGGTCACGGCGGGCGACAGCGAGGGCCTGGCCCTGTGGGACATCGGCCCCGACACCGCGCGCCCGCACGCGCCCCTGCGCACGCCCCTGGCCCGGCTGCCCTGCGCCTCCTACTTCCCCGACCCGTACCTCGCGCTCGCCGGGCCGGGCGGCAGGACGCTGGCCGCCCTCTGCGACGGAAGCGTGTCGGTGTGGGACCTGTCGGGCCTGCGGGAGGGCGCGCAGCCGCGCCGCGTCGCCTCGCTCGGCGTCGAGGGCGCCGAGGGCGTTCCCCAGACGCTGGCCCTCAGCGCCGACGGCACGGTCCTGGCCGCGGCCGGCTGGTGGAGCGAGGACCCGGCCGTCGCGGAGGCCGAGCGCGGCACCCTCGCCCTGTGGGATCTGAGCGACCTCGCGCGGCCCCGTCGGCTCTCCGTGACCGGCGGGGTCCACGAGACGGACGAGGTGGCGCTGAACGCCGACGGCACCGTGCTCGCCACCGCCGCCCGCCAGGGGCGCGCCCGGGACCCGGACCTGCCGTTCGACACCGGCAACGTCCTGGGCGGACGCGGCGTCCGCGCCTGGGACCTCACCGACCCCGCCCGCCCCCGCCCCGGCGGGCTCGTGCCCGGCGGGGTCCGGCGGATCGCGCTGAGCCAGGACGGCCGCACGGTGGCCGCGGCGGACGGCCGCGACCTGGTGGTGATCGACGTGACGACCCCGGCGGACCCCGAGGAGGAACGCGTGCGCCGCGCCCACGACGCGGACATCAGCGGCCTGGCGTTCTCGCCCGACGGCCGGCGCCTGGCCACCGGCGGCACCGAGGACCGGGCCGTCGCCGTGTGGGACCTGAGCGAGCCGGCCGCGCCGGAGCGCGAGGCCCGCATGCCGGGGCACGGCCCCGGCCGCTACGCCGGCCCCGTGGACATCGCCGCGCTCGCGTTCGACCCCGAGGACGGCGCGCTGCTGTCGGTGGACACCTGGGGCGACGACGACCTCGGCGGCGGCGAGGGCAGGGACGGGGTGGAGCTGGTCCGCTGGGACCTCGGCCGGCTGCCGGGGCCGCGCCCGCTCGCCTCCCGGGTCACCGACGGCGTTCCCGACCTGGCGCTGACCCCGGACGGCGGCACCCTGGTCACGCTCACCACGGAACGGCTCACCCTGTGGGACCTCACCGACCCGGCGGCACCGGAGGAGATCGCGACCGCGCCGGGGCCGGGCAGCGTCGTCCTGGACACGGCGCTCGACGCCGGCGGCGCCCTGCTGGCGAGCGCCCACCGCGACGGGCGCGTGCTGCTGTGGGACCTCTCCGACCGCCGCCCCGAGGTCGTCGGCGCGGCGGCGGGCCCCTCGGACGAGGCCGCCCTGGCCTTCGCGCCTGACGCGCCCCGGCTCGCCGTCCTGGGCGACGTGCTCCGCGTGTGGGATGTCGGTGACCCCGCGAGCCCGGCGCCCGACCTGGCGGCCCAGGCCGACGCCGCCGTCGGCCCCGCCGTCGCGTGGACCCCGGACGGCCGCCACCTGCTGGTGCCCGACGGGCTCGGCCGCTCGCGCCTGCTGGACGCGGAAACGGGCGACCCCCTCCCGGACGACGTCTTCGTGCCGCCGCCCGACGACCATGTGGTCCGGCCCCGCGCGCCGTTCGCCCTGGGCGCGGACGGCACGCGGCTGGCGACCAGCGCGGTGGGCCCCGACGCCGAGGGGCGCGAACGGGCCGTCACCCTCTGGGACTTCCGCGAGGCCCCGGTCACGGTCCCGGCCGTCGGCGGCACCCGGTGGCCCGGGAACGACGGCCCTGTCGACCTCGACATGGCGTACCACTCGGGCGGCGCGCTGCTGGGCGTCTCCGACGCCGAGGGCCGGGTCTGGCTGTGGAACGTGGCGGAGCCGGCCGAGGCCCACCTGGCCACCGTGGTCGAGGCGAACGTGCACGAGAACATCGCCTTCACCCCCGACGGCCGCACCCTGGTCACCTCCAACGGCGTGGGCGGCTTCTTCACGTGGGACCTGGGCGCCCACCCGGAGATCGCCGCCGACCCCGTCGGCCTGGCCTGCCGCGTGGTCGGCCCGGGCCCCGCCCCGCAGGGGACGGGCGGCCCGGGCCGCGGCCTGTGCCGCGACGGCGGCTGACGCTCACACCGCCTCGGACGCGTCGGCCGCCTCCTCGGCGTGGGCGACCAGTTCGGCCGGCAGGTCGGCGCGGCGCTTCACCCCGAGCTTGCGGTAGGCACGCGTCAGGTGCTGCTCCACGGTGCTCACGGTGATGAACAGCTTGCTCGAAATCTGCCGGTTGGTGTGCCCGAGCGCCGCGAGCGCGGCCACCCGCAACTCCGCCTCGCTCAGGCCGTGCCCCACCCGCGACGCCTCGTGCCCCGGGTCGCCCGGCCCCCGCCCGCCACCGGCCACCTCCCGCACGGGAACGGCGCCGGGCGCGGGGCCGGGCCACATCAGCTCGTTCGCCAGGGCCATGGCCCCCGCTTCGAGCGCCAGCTGATGCGCCCTGCGCAGGAGCGGGTGCGGGCGGACCGAGTCGCCCGCACGCCGCAGCGCGTGCCCCAGATCGCCCAGGGCGCGGGCCAGTCCGACCTTGTCGCCCGCCGCCTGGAGAACGTCGACGGCCTCCGAGAGCAGCCCTTCCGCGCGGTCGTGACCCGCCGTCCCGGCCAGTAATCGCAACGCGCGCCCGCGCGTGCGCTCGTCCAGGCGCCCCTCGTCGGCCAGCTGCTCCCGCAACAGCCCCGCCGCCTCCGCCTCCTGCCCCGACTCCAGCCGCACCCGGGCCAGTTCGAGCCGCCAGGGGACAAAACCCGCCGCGTCCAGCCGCCACCGCCCCATCAGGTCCGCGCACCGCTCGATGTCCTCGCCCGCGGCCCCGGCGCGCCCGGCCGCCAGGTGGTACCTGCCGCGGGCCGCCAGGTAGTGCGCCCCGAGGGGCGTGCGGAACATGCCGTCCGGCGTCGGGTGCGCGAGCCACGTCTCCGCCTCGTCGAGCCGCCCCGCCTCCGTGGCGCACGTGATGAGCGTGCCGAGCGGCCCCGCCACCGCGACGCCCCACGCCTGCGGCGTGATCGATTCGAGCGCCGACCTGGCGTGCCGCTCGCCGCCCCGCAGGTCCCCGAGCCGCAGCAGCGCCTCGGCCCTGACGGCCTCCCATATCGCCCGCCAGACGGGCGCGTGCCGCGCCGAGGGGCGGCCGAGCAGCGTGTCCGTCCAGGCCGCGACCCGGTCGGCGCGCCCCGCCCACAGCAGGGCGAGCAGCGGCCCTGCCAGCAGTCCGGGAGCCCCGGCCTCGCCGTTGTGGCGCCTGACGATCTGCTCCGCGCGCGCCACGAGCCCGCGTTCCCCCGAGGGGAACAGCGCCTCGTACAGCACGGTCAGCGCTTCGAGTTGCGGGCTCACCACCGGGACGCGGGGGCCGCCGCGCGTGCGGCCCGAGGCGGCCAGGGCGTCGGCCGCGAGACCGGGCCGGCACAGCGCGAGCAGCATGCGCATCGCCGTCAGCAGGGCCGCGTCCGCGGCGTCCCGCCCGTCCGCGCTCGCGCACCGGTCGAGCACGTCGCCCGCCTCGTCGGCCCGCCCCTGCCACAGCAGCGAGGTCACGGCGGACACCGCGCCGGAGACCGAGGCGCCGCGCTGCCCGATGGTGGCCAGCAGCTCGGGCAGATGGGCCTCGGCCGACAGCGGGTTGACCTGCCAGCGCGCCATGATCAGCCGCGCTTCGAGGTCGGCCCGCCGGTCCTCGTCGGACTCCGCCCGCCACGCCTGCCGCAGGCAGGCCCCGGCGAACTCAGGGCGCCCGGCCGACAGCGCCTGCGCCGCGGCCTTCCGGAGCACCGGGACCGCCCACCCGTCCTCCGCCCGGTCGGCCGCGACGAGGTGGCCGGCCACGACCGCGGGACTGGCCCCGCGGCGGTGCAGGAGTTCGGCGGCGCGCGCGTGCAGCCGGCGGCGCGCGTCCGCGGGCATGTCCCCGAGCACCGCGCGGGTGATCCGCGGGTGCCGCGGCTCGTCGCCCTCGACGAGCCCGGACACGCGCAGGATGTGCGCGGCGCGCACCACCGATTCCGCGGCGACGCCGAGCACGTGCGCCACCACGTCCGCCGACGCGTCCCCGCCGAGCACGGCGAGCGCCTGCGCGACCTGGCGCACGGCGGGTTCGTGCCGGTACAGGCACCCGAGCACCGCCTGCTCGAACGGCCCGCCGCCCGGGGGCACCGCGCCCTCGGAGTCGCCGAGCCGGGCGGAGGGGTCGTCGAGCAGCGCCCGCGCGAGCAGCGGGCTGCCGCCGGTGAGGGCCCGCGCCCGCTCCGCCGCGCTCCTGGCCTCGGACGGGTCGAGGCCGCGCCCGGCGAGCCGCGTCAGGGAGTCGCGGGTCAGCGGCTGGAGCACGACCCGCGAGAAGTGGGGCTGGCTGAGCAGTTCGGCGCGGAAGTGCGGGTGCGGCAGCCGCAGCATCGGCGCCTCCGTCATCAGCACCAGCACCGGCTCGTGCCGCAGCCGCCTGATGACGTACAGGAGGCAGTGCAGCGAGGCCGAGTCGGCGTGCTGCACGTCGTCGACGGCGAGCACCAGGGGCCCGCCGCGCGTCAGTTCACCGAGTGCGGCGAACAGCCGGTGCAGCACCGGGGCGTGCCGGCCGGCGAGCGAGGGTCTCGGTACGGCCGGCGCGCCCGCGCGGTGCGGCGCGTACGCGGGCAGCAGTCCTTCGATGAGGCGCCGGATGCGCTCCGGGAAATCCGCGCCGTGCAGCAGCTGCCCGATGACGCCCAGCGGAATGTCCCGTTCCGACGGCGATCCCGCGGCGCGCAGCACATGTCCGTTGTCCCGGGCGAATTGTTCGCTGAGGGATTCGAGCAGCGAGGTCTTTCCGCTGCCCACCGCGCCCGAGATGAGCGCGACGTGTCCGCGGCGTTTGCCACGGCAGTTGTCGAACGCGTTTTTTACGTGCGTGAATTGTTCTTCGCGCTGCACCAGAACCACGCGGTGAGTCTCCTCGTGTGCGGCAGGTCGAGCAAAGGGAGATGCGCGCAGCACAGCGTTCCGCGTGCGGCGCGGCCGTTGTCCGGCACAGGGCCGGTCGGTGGAGAGGGAAAGCGGGAGGGCCCGCGTTCACGAAGGTAAAGGCGCCGCGCGGCTTCCGCCCGCTCCGGCCCGCGACCGCGTGCGGGCGCCGTGATCACGGGTGTGCCCCCGTGGGCCGGCCGGGCCGCGCGAGCGGCCGGGCCGGGCGCCGAGGAACTGTTCGCGCATCCCCGTTCCCCCTGAACGTCCGATGGTTCCCGGGGGCGTCCGCGCGAGGACCGCCCGGTCGAGGCGGCAGCCGCGATCGTCCCCGTGTGATCCGGCGCGGGGCCGCACGGCCCGCCGCGTGCGGGGTCAGCGCACGGTTCGGCCACCGGAACGCCCGGCGGAGAGGTGCGCACGCACAGGCGCTTCTCCGCGCATGTGTGCCCACCCGCCGTGCTGCCCGGGGGTCGCCGTCGTCCCCGCCGGAATCACTGGGCAGGAGTGTGTCACACGAAGAACGGGCCCGTTACCCCGAACAGGTGCCAACTTCGGGGGTGATCCACGGGCCGATAGGGGTTGACGGGGGGCGCGGGCGCGCACAAAGCGCCGCGATCTTCGCGTTACCCATTGGTAGTGATAACGCTGCGCAGCATGGGCCGGGGAATTGTCGCATTCCGTGTGCGGCCACGGACGGGAAATGCCACGGAATCCGGGCGCGAGAAAACGGGAACCAGACATTCCGGCGGGACCCGGCGCGCGCCCGCCGCAGCCGCCGGCCCCCGCGTGCTCAGGACGCCGCCGCGAGTTCGCCCGCCGCGGTCGGCCGCGAGAGCACCGTCACCGCGTGCGCGGCCGACGCGAGCGTGATGTGCCGGTGCCAGCCCGCGAACGACCGGCCCACGAAGTCCCGGATGCCGACCCGGTCGCCGACCTCGGCGAACTCCCGGCCGACGCGCTGCACGAGCCGCGTCAGCCGGGCCAGTTCCGGCGCCGGCGCGGGCACGTCCGTCAGCCACAGCTCGCCGGGCCACCGCTGACCAGGGCCGGCCACGCCGACCAGCGCGAGATCCCCGTGCCGCGCGCCCACCGCGCCCGCCCGCCGTTCGGGGAGGCGGACCCGCGCCGCCGCCGCGAGACCGCCGGGCCCGGAACCGCTCCAGCGGAACGGGCGGCGCATGCGCGCCGCCGCGCGCATCAGGCGCTCGGCGGGCAGCGGGGCGCCGTGGTACGCGTCGAGCGCGGGGTCGGCCGCCGCGAGCGGCAACGCCCCGTCCACCCGCAGGAGATGCGGCAGCCCCGCCGCGCTCAGCCGCCCGCTCACCGCGACCGCGTCCATCCGCCGGGCGTCCATGACCACCGGCCTGGGCGGCAGCCGCCCGGCGCGCGCCAGGCCGAGGCACGCCTCGACCGCGCAGGTCCCCGGCGTCTCCGGGCGGGCGGAGTCGGGAACGGACGCCTGCGTCCGCCGCACCCGGTCCTCCAGCCAGGCGCGGGAGAGCAGCAACCGCCAGTTCACCGGGTACGCGGCCGTTTCCGAGGCCAGCCACACGCCCATGGCCCGCTGCGTGTAGAACGCCGGCGAGCCGCACCGCTCCACCCCCACGGCACCGCCGCCGCTCTTGGGGATGCTCATCGGCCGCACCACCCACGCGCTCGGCGGCGCCGCGCGGGCCGCGTGCCGGGCCAGCGCCACCCGCACCGGGTCCCAGCGCCACGTGGAACCG
Above is a genomic segment from Streptomyces marincola containing:
- a CDS encoding thioesterase II family protein, translated to MTTVSGTRETWFRRFQQAAPDAVQLIALPHAGGSAPYFLPLARALAPAVDVVSVQYPGRQDRRLEPAAEDLNVLADQIFDVLDAKPGTPLVLFGHSMGAVLAFELALRLEKEVGDVPLGIIASGRRSPTRHRDEVVHERGDAGIIAEMKELAGTDPGVLADEELLQLVLPALRADYRAVETHRHRPGETVRAPISVLTGESDPRVTLEEARAWEEVTTGAFSLRSFPGGHFYLNGRQQEVTAAIRESIAAFRAAR
- a CDS encoding GNAT family N-acetyltransferase; translated protein: MTARLPGAGGVRLTVLTADDLPLWERARLAALTDAPHAFTVGLADWHAGGRERWRARLAIAGSLNVVALRGEEPVGMVRGVPRDGRRSELRSPWVGTGARGDGLGSLLIETVAAWAARSGAAALDLAVLTDNAPALALYRRHGFVPAGARGGAGGAPGERMLTRALRA
- a CDS encoding effector-associated constant component EACC1, which codes for MRVVMTVAGEGTSPSGVHELHGWLRDVPELRGRVGRDEAAPPVPGAMGPGADALVALLEPGGVAAAFAGALIAWVQTRRGSHTVTVVRPDGTEITISTRQARELTPEQLAELAERLARPPADPGDGG
- a CDS encoding caspase, EACC1-associated type, which encodes MAGELSAPGARAILIGTGRHAPGSRLAALPAVDRTLDDLAAALREVCGMAAPGQVTRVPGGAGPDEVVAAVEETVQRAAGPVLLYYVGHGLLGPGDDLYLATRRGLSERHVAGAVPYRTVRDLLGEAPHGSIAVLDCCFSGRAGAPRTDGGARRAFASARPRGSFLLTSASHYALSFAPEGERHTAFSGRLLRLLAEGDPAGPPWLTPEALHAALEREFADDGRVRPARRSEGTLGALRLAANRAYPAPARDEEPPADVPCPYPGLEPFRTEDSRHFFGRDELIARLVAAVDRTGPEAGPVVLVGASGSGKSSLLRAGLTAALERRWAARESAAGPALLLPAPGPRPVAALAAAWAEATGREDAEVAAALRAGRFPGPRPGRTAPRLLIVDQFEETFTRCEDDAERAAFVAALTGGGDGPRVVLGLRADHYGSCLAHPALERALNRGQVTVPPMGERELRDAVARPAAAVGLDLQPGLTERLLHDLREGRSGEDAAGPLPFLAHALRETWLRRSGTRLTLAGYEATGGIWRSVATTTERLHEELSPAHRTVLRELLLRMLHVPPDRADARAATRRRVPLAELLDGLPDAAGELRDRLAAARLITVDRDGAQITHEALLRAWPRLRRWIEEDAAALLLRQQVRTAAEDWRASDRDPAYLLRGSRLDAALRLTELPAHEREFLAAGEAARERERRHEKRRITVLRRALAGVAVAACLAVLAAAVAVSQQRDAARQRDHAREQGERADHRAALAEAENLRATDPRTSLERGLDAHALRPSADTRRALYETLAATPYRGSTGIGEEQGHAALAPDGRTLVTAGDSEGLALWDIGPDTARPHAPLRTPLARLPCASYFPDPYLALAGPGGRTLAALCDGSVSVWDLSGLREGAQPRRVASLGVEGAEGVPQTLALSADGTVLAAAGWWSEDPAVAEAERGTLALWDLSDLARPRRLSVTGGVHETDEVALNADGTVLATAARQGRARDPDLPFDTGNVLGGRGVRAWDLTDPARPRPGGLVPGGVRRIALSQDGRTVAAADGRDLVVIDVTTPADPEEERVRRAHDADISGLAFSPDGRRLATGGTEDRAVAVWDLSEPAAPEREARMPGHGPGRYAGPVDIAALAFDPEDGALLSVDTWGDDDLGGGEGRDGVELVRWDLGRLPGPRPLASRVTDGVPDLALTPDGGTLVTLTTERLTLWDLTDPAAPEEIATAPGPGSVVLDTALDAGGALLASAHRDGRVLLWDLSDRRPEVVGAAAGPSDEAALAFAPDAPRLAVLGDVLRVWDVGDPASPAPDLAAQADAAVGPAVAWTPDGRHLLVPDGLGRSRLLDAETGDPLPDDVFVPPPDDHVVRPRAPFALGADGTRLATSAVGPDAEGRERAVTLWDFREAPVTVPAVGGTRWPGNDGPVDLDMAYHSGGALLGVSDAEGRVWLWNVAEPAEAHLATVVEANVHENIAFTPDGRTLVTSNGVGGFFTWDLGAHPEIAADPVGLACRVVGPGPAPQGTGGPGRGLCRDGG
- a CDS encoding helix-turn-helix transcriptional regulator, producing MVLVQREEQFTHVKNAFDNCRGKRRGHVALISGAVGSGKTSLLESLSEQFARDNGHVLRAAGSPSERDIPLGVIGQLLHGADFPERIRRLIEGLLPAYAPHRAGAPAVPRPSLAGRHAPVLHRLFAALGELTRGGPLVLAVDDVQHADSASLHCLLYVIRRLRHEPVLVLMTEAPMLRLPHPHFRAELLSQPHFSRVVLQPLTRDSLTRLAGRGLDPSEARSAAERARALTGGSPLLARALLDDPSARLGDSEGAVPPGGGPFEQAVLGCLYRHEPAVRQVAQALAVLGGDASADVVAHVLGVAAESVVRAAHILRVSGLVEGDEPRHPRITRAVLGDMPADARRRLHARAAELLHRRGASPAVVAGHLVAADRAEDGWAVPVLRKAAAQALSAGRPEFAGACLRQAWRAESDEDRRADLEARLIMARWQVNPLSAEAHLPELLATIGQRGASVSGAVSAVTSLLWQGRADEAGDVLDRCASADGRDAADAALLTAMRMLLALCRPGLAADALAASGRTRGGPRVPVVSPQLEALTVLYEALFPSGERGLVARAEQIVRRHNGEAGAPGLLAGPLLALLWAGRADRVAAWTDTLLGRPSARHAPVWRAIWEAVRAEALLRLGDLRGGERHARSALESITPQAWGVAVAGPLGTLITCATEAGRLDEAETWLAHPTPDGMFRTPLGAHYLAARGRYHLAAGRAGAAGEDIERCADLMGRWRLDAAGFVPWRLELARVRLESGQEAEAAGLLREQLADEGRLDERTRGRALRLLAGTAGHDRAEGLLSEAVDVLQAAGDKVGLARALGDLGHALRRAGDSVRPHPLLRRAHQLALEAGAMALANELMWPGPAPGAVPVREVAGGGRGPGDPGHEASRVGHGLSEAELRVAALAALGHTNRQISSKLFITVSTVEQHLTRAYRKLGVKRRADLPAELVAHAEEAADASEAV
- a CDS encoding IS701 family transposase; its protein translation is MIAGIGAVDRIEGAAPVGPRADDEVLSALCAALFASLPRADQRRRGADYVRGLLHVPGRKSIRNIASLLGGGAAVEQRLHHFVCGSTWRWDPVRVALARHAARAAPPSAWVVRPMSIPKSGGGAVGVERCGSPAFYTQRAMGVWLASETAAYPVNWRLLLSRAWLEDRVRRTQASVPDSARPETPGTCAVEACLGLARAGRLPPRPVVMDARRMDAVAVSGRLSAAGLPHLLRVDGALPLAAADPALDAYHGAPLPAERLMRAAARMRRPFRWSGSGPGGLAAAARVRLPERRAGAVGARHGDLALVGVAGPGQRWPGELWLTDVPAPAPELARLTRLVQRVGREFAEVGDRVGIRDFVGRSFAGWHRHITLASAAHAVTVLSRPTAAGELAAAS